One window from the genome of Moorena sp. SIOASIH encodes:
- a CDS encoding phytanoyl-CoA dioxygenase family protein, giving the protein MQLSDSQVNSFESEGYIILENCLSETEVEVLTKELPQLAKKDDLRWVEEASRNVRTLYIPHTKSQVFNNLMRLPRLLKAVEQLLNSQVYIHQYTLHPKVALTGEGFEWHSDAWYSRKEDNIPESQLVVVQVFIDDATSDLCGPIVFLPGSHKEAISVDPYYKNYQRPQSDLVPNNRHSSEQWGFSMSIEQKYRLKKELLAEFVDKYGIVSLKGKAGTVAFLHANLLHASSNNITPWDRKTLRITYNSVNNLPLHPEKLRSEPIVWHDFTPLLPVADDILLQPEHSPV; this is encoded by the coding sequence ATGCAACTTTCTGATTCGCAAGTAAATAGTTTTGAGTCCGAGGGCTATATTATTTTAGAGAATTGCCTTTCAGAAACTGAAGTTGAAGTGCTTACAAAAGAGTTACCCCAATTGGCGAAAAAGGACGACCTGAGATGGGTAGAAGAGGCATCTAGGAATGTGCGTACTTTGTATATTCCCCATACAAAAAGCCAAGTTTTTAATAACTTAATGCGATTACCTAGACTTTTAAAAGCTGTCGAACAACTCTTAAATTCCCAAGTTTACATTCATCAATATACCCTGCACCCTAAAGTGGCGTTAACTGGCGAAGGTTTTGAGTGGCATAGTGACGCTTGGTACAGCAGAAAAGAAGACAATATCCCTGAGTCCCAATTGGTTGTTGTCCAAGTTTTTATTGATGATGCCACAAGTGATTTGTGTGGTCCTATTGTATTTTTACCAGGTTCTCACAAAGAAGCTATATCAGTAGATCCTTATTATAAAAATTATCAGCGCCCCCAATCGGATCTTGTGCCTAACAATCGTCATTCCTCTGAGCAATGGGGCTTTAGTATGAGCATAGAACAAAAATATCGCCTCAAAAAAGAGCTATTAGCAGAATTCGTCGATAAATATGGCATTGTTAGCCTTAAAGGAAAAGCAGGAACAGTAGCATTTCTTCATGCAAATTTGCTCCATGCCTCAAGCAATAATATTACTCCTTGGGATCGTAAGACGCTACGGATTACTTACAATAGTGTCAATAATCTTCCGTTACATCCAGAAAAACTCCGTTCAGAACCGATTGTCTGGCACGATTTTACTCCTTTATTACCTGTAGCTGATGATATCCTGTTGCAACCAGAGCACTCTCCTGTCTAG
- a CDS encoding class I SAM-dependent methyltransferase, with amino-acid sequence MQEIPYSKLVSWYQEEYSKQQTESVYGQPKKHLLKFFEMLDSNAVEKTVLDLGCGDGANSIALAKKGYYVTGIDRSGEQAFLNRADQEKLDNVKFITGDIATYPFDENGNTYGCVLCAGVFHLLSEETIPLVARKAKSVVAPGGLIYLDVVANMKRVFRDSGEEFIFSGLANWSAQQAKDFFTELLSDWLLLDSMFFHAEADWPVKEGNYPIAPYHWSADYVCVVAKNTSENVHE; translated from the coding sequence ATGCAAGAAATTCCATACAGTAAACTTGTCAGTTGGTATCAGGAAGAATATTCCAAGCAACAGACTGAATCAGTCTATGGACAGCCGAAAAAGCACCTGCTCAAGTTTTTTGAGATGCTTGACTCCAATGCAGTAGAAAAGACCGTCTTGGATTTAGGATGTGGTGACGGAGCTAACAGTATTGCTTTGGCGAAGAAGGGATACTATGTTACGGGCATTGATAGATCTGGAGAACAGGCTTTTCTGAATCGGGCTGATCAGGAAAAACTAGATAATGTGAAGTTCATCACGGGTGATATTGCAACGTATCCTTTTGATGAAAATGGCAATACATACGGCTGTGTTTTGTGTGCAGGTGTATTCCATCTCTTAAGTGAAGAAACTATCCCCTTAGTGGCGCGAAAAGCCAAAAGTGTGGTTGCTCCCGGTGGACTAATCTATCTAGATGTTGTTGCCAATATGAAGCGCGTGTTTCGTGATTCTGGAGAGGAGTTCATTTTTTCTGGTTTAGCAAATTGGTCGGCTCAACAGGCAAAAGATTTTTTTACTGAGCTACTGTCAGACTGGCTGCTGTTGGACTCGATGTTTTTCCACGCGGAAGCCGACTGGCCAGTGAAAGAAGGTAACTATCCAATTGCACCTTATCATTGGAGTGCTGATTATGTGTGTGTAGTCGCCAAAAATACCAGCGAAAATGTGCATGAGTAG